A region from the Fusarium musae strain F31 chromosome 1, whole genome shotgun sequence genome encodes:
- a CDS encoding hypothetical protein (EggNog:ENOG41), which translates to MSSDVEMEKVPIPVPFPPPAAVDDVDSTLGKDADANVHYAEAISDLEKQLLRKQDLRIIPLSGAIYFLSFLDRTNIGNAMILNSSTNNDMQRETKMTDHQFVISLMLFLVSYAVFEVPSNILLKKLRPSRWLAFLMFCWGAMTILTAATNSFGSVTAVRFLLGVFEAGLFPGLVYYLTFWYKHDERSVRVAFILASATLAGAFGGAIAYAIGHMNGTAGLSGWRWLFIIEGIPSCLAAFLVLFFLPDWPERAKWLSEAEKDMAIHRMYHEGSKESHPTMSWAEAKATLMDWRLYAHYAIYFASGPAFASLSLFAPSITVGLGYYDLKAQLMTVPPWAIAYICQVLVAWSADHFNARGVHTAMAAAVGAIGFIISAVVPANAYKARYGGLILATAGSFACMPPMLGWLSSNVFTTASTGLAIALNVSLGGVGQIPGVWIYQTSQREGGFTTGHWVNAALLLFVSVVALGLRMFYGWKNRKLREYAESVAVPYRCYKL; encoded by the exons ATGTCGAGCGACGTGGAAATGGAAAAGGTGCCCATTCCTGTGCCGTTCCCTCCTCCGGCCGCCGTTGACGATGTCGATTCGACTCTCGGAAAAGACGCT GACGCCAACGTTCACTATGCCGAAGCTATCAGCGACCTCGAGAAGCAACTTCTCAGGAAACAAGACCTGCGCATCATCCCACTATCAGGCGCCATCtacttcttgtccttcctcGATCGAACGAATATCGGAAACGCCATGATCCTCAATTCGTCGACCAACAACGACATGCAGCGTGAGACCAAGATGACAGACCACCAGTTCGTCATCTCCCTCATGCTATTCCTCGTCTCTTATGCGGTGTTCGAAGTTCCTAGTAACATACTTCTCAAGAAGTTACGGCCCAGTCGTTGGCTCGCTTTTCTCATGTTTTGCTGGGGTGCAATGACGATATTGACGGCTGCCACCAACAGCTTTGGTAGTGTCACCGCTGTCCGATTCCTACTGGGTGTCTTCGAGGCTGGGTTGTTTCCTGGGTTGGTATACTACTTGACGTTTTGGTACAAGCACGACGAGCGTAGTGTTCG CGTCGCATTTATCCTTGCATCTGCCACTCTAGCCGGCGCATTTGGCGGCGCAATCGCCTATGCCATCGGCCACATGAATGGCACAGCTGGTCTCTCTGGCTGGCgttggctcttcatcatcgagggCATCCCGTCTTGCCTGGCCGCCTTCctcgttctcttcttcctaCCCGATTGGCCGGAGCGGGCAAAATGGTTATCTGAAGCAGAAAAAGATATGGCTATTCACCGGATGTACCATGAGGGTTCTAAGGAATCGCATCCCACGATGAGCTGGGCAGAAGCCAAGGCAACGTTGATGGACTGGCGACTGTATGCGCATTATGCGATTTACTTTGCGTCTGGGCCGGCGTTTGCGAGTTTGAGCTTGTTTGCGCCATCAATTACCGTTGGGTTGGGATATTATGACTTAAAAGCACAGTTGATGACCGTGCCTCCGTGGGCCATTGCTTATA TCTGCCAGGTTTTGGTGGCTTGGTCGGCGGACCACTTCAACGCGCGAGGCGTTCACACAGCCATGGCTGCTGCCGTGGGTGCTATTGGCTTCATTATATCGGCTGTGGTCCCGGCCAATGCCTATAAAGCCCGCTACGGAGGTTTAATATTGGCAACAGCCGGCTCTTTTGCATGCATGCCACCCATGCTGGGATGGCTCAGCTCCAATGTGTTCACGACGGCTTCTACCGGTCTAGCCATTGCCCTCAACGTTAGTCTCGGCGGGGTTGGACAGATCCCCGGTGTTTGGATCTACCAGACGTCACAGCGAGAAGGAGGATTCACGACAGGGCACTGGGTCAATGCGGCTCTGCTGCTGTTTGTGTCAGTTGTGGCCCTGGGCCTGAGGATGTTCTATGGTTGGAAGAATCGGAAGTTGAGAGAATATGCAGAGAGCGTCGCAGTGCCTTATCGTTGCTATAAGTTGTAG
- a CDS encoding hypothetical protein (EggNog:ENOG41) translates to MSRLLTFAAGLALAAAQLTSSSLENHVDTLTLGASFNPVKEAYWTGLPHHRRTPFAVSPDGKTAFLAYLDASGTGVHVQGVEPKTFAAVGTPVTVKNGKEAGGLVAHNDGFALLTNEVVSGEAKDPLPVIYKYTNGKQAFRTLLGGSGFSGNALASPDINGDLVFSEKAGYYAAYIVVTSYSGDASGHFGDAIRYITPEGKVEEIQGASSSWGCSHNTGIAFEAADEPPFASLCSEDQGAIWLNTETQGMSNNGVKVSNERVINGASNEPMGGMSGSYSSLARFIGADSYIFSWVSRGAIDLTLNDWMGEGYTHAENRTNNRNVAIALFSDKKTLIGEQASSMVGAKDGDSQVNWVTHGANDCSNAHVATFDASTALVTWEEISNPVCEFEAMGCKGKFAGTKFQAVDSKGKKLGSAITSEDTYVAGDMVTMSDGRICWPYVNMAWSLSGPTQAADVKKISFACVSNGSGSGSGSGSTTKASTAVAQPSATKTPNAGAAKPSTVESAAAAGGSSGESAVPEGAPRPSFATVPGSVTDVLPAPTDVASSAAAEKTSLVVVKPSAPADPVDGDNEPATTEAPTKVASVTTQAPVETLPTYADGEDDCNEEASGNSPVTTQAPTKVNKPSGRRTRTRTRTHPRRPSSPFSKKECVAKTVTQTVYVTATAAPKY, encoded by the coding sequence ATGTCTCGTCTTCTCACTTTCGCTGCCGGCCTGGCGCTGGCTGCTGCCCAActcacctcctcctccctcgaGAACCACGTCGATACCCTCACCTTGGGTGCCTCTTTCAACCCTGTCAAGGAAGCTTACTGGACTGGCCTTCCTCACCATCGCCGAACTCCCTTTGCCGTCTCTCCCGATGGAAAGACTGCTTTCCTGGCTTACCTCGATGCTAGCGGTACTGGTGTCCACGTCCAGGGCGTTGAACCCAAGAcctttgctgctgttggaacTCCCGTGACTGTCAAGAACGGTAAGGAGGCTGGTGGTCTTGTTGCCCACAACGATGGCTTTGCTCTCCTGACCAACGAGGTTGTCTCTGGAGAGGCCAAGGACCCTCTTCCTGTGATCTACAAGTACACCAATGGCAAGCAAGCTTTCCGAACTCTCCTTGGTGGCTCTGGCTTCTCAGGAAACGCTCTTGCTTCTCCTGATATCAATGGTGATCTCGTCTTCTCTGAGAAGGCTGGCTACTACGCCGCCTACATTGTTGTCACCTCCTACAGTGGCGATGCTTCCGGTCACTTCGGTGATGCCATCCGCTATATCACCCCAGAgggcaaggttgaggagattcagggtgcttcttcttcttggggcTGCTCTCACAACACCGGTATCGCCTTCGAAGCAGCCGATGAGCCTCCCTTCGCTTCCCTCTGCTCCGAAGATCAGGGTGCTATCTGGTTGAACACCGAGACTCAGGGCATGAGCAACAACGGTGTCAAGGTCTCCAACGAGCGCGTCATCAACGGTGCCAGCAACGAGCCCATGGGTGGAATGAGTGGTTCTTACAGCTCTCTCGCTCGTTTCATCGGTGCTGACTCTTACATCTTCTCCTGGGTTTCTCGTGGTGCTATCGATCTTACTCTCAACGACTGGATGGGTGAGGGCTACACTCATGCTGAGAACCGTACCAACAACCGGAACGTTGCTATTGCTCTGTTCTCTGACAAGAAGACCCTCATTGGCGAGCAGGCTTCCTCCATGGTCGGTGCCAAGGATGGTGATAGCCAAGTCAACTGGGTGACTCATGGTGCCAACGACTGCTCCAACGCTCACGTTGCTACTTTTGATGCTTCCACTGCTTTGGTTACCTGGGAGGAGATCTCCAACCCTGTATGCGAGTTCGAGGCCATGGGTTGCAAGGGCAAGTTTGCTGGTACCAAGTTCCAGGCTGTCGACAGCAAAGGCAAGAAGCTTGGCTCTGCCATCACTTCTGAGGATACCTACGTTGCTGGTGACATGGTCACTATGTCTGATGGCCGTATCTGCTGGCCCTATGTCAACATGGCTTGGTCTCTCAGTGGTCCTACACAGGCTGCTGATGTCAAGAAAATCTCTTTTGCTTGTGTCTCCAACGGCAgtggctccggctccggctctgGATCTACCACCAAGGCTTCTACTGCTGTTGCTCAGCCTTCTGCTACCAAGACCCCCAATGCCGGTGCGGCCAAGCCTTCGACTGTTGAgtctgctgccgctgctggGGGTTCTTCTGGAGAATCTGCCGTCCCTGAGGGTGCGCCTCGTCCCTCTTTCGCTACAGTCCCTGGCTCTGTGACTGATGTTCTCCCCGCACCCACTGACGTTGcttcatctgctgctgctgagaaaACTTCCTTAGTTGTTGTCAAGCCCTCTGCCCCCGCTGATCCAGTGGATGGTGACAACGAGCCTGCTACCACTGAGGCTCCAACCAAGGTGGCCTCTGTTACTACCCAAGCCCCTGTTGAGACTCTTCCCACGTACGCCGATGGCGAGGATGACTGCAACGAGGAAGCCTCAGGTAACTCTCCTGTTACCACCCAGGCACCTACCAAGGTCAACAAGCCTTCTGGCCGCCGCACTCGCACTCGAACCCGCACCCATCCTCGCCGCCCCAGCTCTCCCTTTTCCAAGAAGGAGTGTGTAGCCAAGACCGTCACCCAGACTGTCTATGTTACTGCTACTGCTGCCCCTAAGTACTAG